The region CTGTACCAGTTCTTCTGTCTCCGGCCTGGGGATTAGCACGTCCGAATTAACATTAAATTTGCGGCCATAAAACATTTCATACCCAAGCAAATGCTGGACAGGAATGCCGGTTGCTGCGTGAGCTTTAACTGCTTTTTCAAACTGTTCTCTAACTGGCTCCGGAACCGTCTCTTGCATGCCCGCAAAAAATTTGGTCCTTGACACACCGAGATAATGTTGCAACAGAATTTGCGCAACATGTTCTTCTCGCTGATGATCTGCTAAAAAAAGCGAAGCCCGCTTTAGGACTTCGTATTGTTTCATGGGCTGTTCCATCTTATTCACCAATCTGTTCCAATTTTTTAGTTTGTTCCTCGATCAACAAAGCATCGATAATTTCATCCAGTTTTCCAGTCAAGATTTGATCCAGTTTTTGAATCGTTAAATTAATTCGATGATCTGTCACTCGGTTTTGTGGAAAATTGTACGTACGGATCCGCTCCGACCGGTCTCCTGTACCAACTGCCGATTTACGCGATTCATCATATTCAGCCTGTGCTTCCTGCTGATATTTGTCATAAATCCGTGCGCGCAGTACTTTCATTGCCTTTTCCTTATTTTTAATTTGTGACTTTTCATCCTGAATGGAAACAACAATTCCCGTCGGCTCATGGGTTAACCGGACAGCGGACATCGTCGTATTAACGCTCTGTCCCCCTGGGCCGCTGGATGCATACGTGTCGACGCGAATATCCTTTTCATTAATTTCCACTTCTACCTCTTCTGTCTCCGGCAAAACAGCCACCGTCGCCGTTGATGTATGGATTCTTCCGCCGGATTCGGTTTCCGGCACCCGTTGCACGCGATGGGCTCCATTTTCATATTTCAATTTAGAATACGCACCTGTACCATTGATCATAAAAATGATTTCTTTGTAGCCGCCAACCCCGGTCGTATGTGCCTCTAGAACCTCTGTCTTCCACCCTTGCGATTCCGCATAACGCGAATACATCCGGTATAAATCGCCAGCAAATAATGCCGCCTCATCACCACCAGCAGCACCACGAATTTCCATAATAACGTTCTTATCATCATTCGGATCTTTTGGTAACAGCAATACCTTTAATCTTTCTTCCAGCTCTTCTTTGGAATCGGTCAGTTCAGCAATTTCTGCCTTGACCATCTCCGCCATTTCCTCATCCAGATTATCATCCAGCATTGCCTTGGCATCCTCTAGCTGGGAGGTTATATCTTTATAGTTGCGATACGTATCCACAACCTCCTGCAAATCAGACTGTTCCTTAGAGTACTCCCGCAATTTTTTTGTATCATTTATAACCTCTGGATCACTCAATAACTCGTTCAATTTATTATAACGATCTTCCAATGATTGTAAACGGTCTAACATCACGTCCACCTCTTTTCAGATTAACAGTCTAATTATATTATACTCAGGGTGGGAGGTCAAAATTGTTTTGGAACTAAGAGTGAGACGGGGGACGGGACAGAGGGGCGGTGCATTTGTCCTACCATTTCCGCTGACAGCAGTTCAGATAGGGATCCCCGTGCGGATAAGCATTTATACGGCGATTTTGATGCTCACAAATTGGACATTGCTTATGCACAGCGAATTTAAAGTCAGTTTATCAGCGGCTTTGAGTTTTGTATCAGCGGTTTTGGCCTTTGTATCAGCGGTTTTGGGCATTCTATCAGCGGTTTTGACCTTTGTATCAGCGGTTTTCATGCTTATATCAGCGATTTTTTCCATTCTATCAGCGATCCCCAAAATCTAGGGTATACTTTTGCCATCTGTTTTTCCCACTAACCGGAAATCCCTCCTTTTGTAAGATACGTTTCATGACATGAGATGAATCGATTCGTAAAAATTCCCGTGCATCCTGATTAGTTATGGTATCCCCGATTAATAGCTTGTAATCATGAAGTGCCTGTAAATGTGCACTTCTTGAAGCGTGATGACACTGCG is a window of Lentibacillus daqui DNA encoding:
- the prfA gene encoding peptide chain release factor 1; the encoded protein is MLDRLQSLEDRYNKLNELLSDPEVINDTKKLREYSKEQSDLQEVVDTYRNYKDITSQLEDAKAMLDDNLDEEMAEMVKAEIAELTDSKEELEERLKVLLLPKDPNDDKNVIMEIRGAAGGDEAALFAGDLYRMYSRYAESQGWKTEVLEAHTTGVGGYKEIIFMINGTGAYSKLKYENGAHRVQRVPETESGGRIHTSTATVAVLPETEEVEVEINEKDIRVDTYASSGPGGQSVNTTMSAVRLTHEPTGIVVSIQDEKSQIKNKEKAMKVLRARIYDKYQQEAQAEYDESRKSAVGTGDRSERIRTYNFPQNRVTDHRINLTIQKLDQILTGKLDEIIDALLIEEQTKKLEQIGE